A genomic region of Prionailurus bengalensis isolate Pbe53 chromosome D1, Fcat_Pben_1.1_paternal_pri, whole genome shotgun sequence contains the following coding sequences:
- the ST3GAL4 gene encoding CMP-N-acetylneuraminate-beta-galactosamide-alpha-2,3-sialyltransferase 4 isoform X3 yields the protein MGEESALAEGAQQTSEAVARGSRDDSSPQEPCYPLRNMISKSRLKLLAMLTLVLIVMVWYSISREDSFYFPSPEKKEPCFQGEAERKASKLFGNYSRDQPIFLQLKDYFWVKTPSAYELPYGTKGSEDLLLRVLAITSYSIPESIQSLKCRRCVVVGNGHRLRNSSLGDAINKYDVVIRLNNAPVAGYEGDVGSKTTMRLFYPESAHFNPKVENNPDTLLVLVAFKAMDFHWIETILSDKKRVRKGFWKQPPLIWDVNPRQVRILNPFFMEIAADKLLNLPMQQPRKIKQKPTTGLLAITLALHLCDLVHIAGFGYPDAHNRKQTIHYYEQITLKSMAGSGHNVSQEALAIKRMLEIGAVKNLTFF from the exons GTGGCCCGAGGCAGCCGGGATGACAGCTCTCCCCAGGAACCCTGCTACCCGCTGAGAAACATGATCAGCAAATCCC GCTTGAAGCTCCTGGCCATGTTGACGCTGGTCCTGATCGTCATGGTGTGGTATTCCATCTCCCGAGAAGACAG cTTTTATTTTCCCAGCCCAGAGAAGAAGGAGCCGTGCTTccagggtgaggcagagaggaaggccTCTAAGCTCTTTGGCAA CTACTCCCGAGATCAGCCCATCTTCCTGCAGCTGAAGGATTATTTCTGGGTCAAGACGCCGTCTGCCTACGAGCTGCCCTACGGGACCAAGGGGAGCG AGGACCTGCTTCTCCGGGTTCTAGCTATCACCAGCTACTCCATTCCAGAGAGCATCCAGAG TCTCAAATGTCGCCGCTGCGTGGTGGTGGGGAATGGGCACCGGCTTCGCAATAGCTCGCTGGGAGACGCCATCAACAAGTACGACGTGGTCATCAG ATTGAACAACGCCCCAGTGGCTGGCTATGAGGGCGACGTGGGCTCCAAGACCACCATGCGTCTCTTCTACCCTGAGTCTGCCCACTTCAACCCCAAAGTGGAGAACAATCCAGACACACTCCTTGTCCTGGTAGCTTTCAAGGCAATGGACTTCCACTGGATTGAGACCATCCTGAGTGATAAGaagagg GTGCGAAAGGGCTTCTGGAAGCAGCCTCCCCTCATCTGGGACGTCAACCCCAGACAGGTGCGGATTCTCAACCCCTTCTTCATGGAGATCGCAGCTGACAAACTGCTGAACCTGCCCATGCAGCAGCCTCGCAAGATTAAGCAG AAGCCCACCACAGGCCTGCTGGCCATCACCCTGGCACTCCACCTCTGCGACCTGGTGCACATCGCTGGCTTTGGCTACCCAGACGCCCACAACAGGAAGCAGACCATTCACTACTACGAACAGATCACGCTCAAATCCATGGCG GGGTCAGGCCACAACGTCTCCCAAGAGGCCCTGGCCATCAAGCGGATGCTGGAGATTGGAGCAGTCAAGAACCTCACCTTCTTCTGA
- the ST3GAL4 gene encoding CMP-N-acetylneuraminate-beta-galactosamide-alpha-2,3-sialyltransferase 4 isoform X5, translated as MISKSRLKLLAMLTLVLIVMVWYSISREDRYIELFYFPSPEKKEPCFQGEAERKASKLFGNYSRDQPIFLQLKDYFWVKTPSAYELPYGTKGSEDLLLRVLAITSYSIPESIQSLKCRRCVVVGNGHRLRNSSLGDAINKYDVVIRLNNAPVAGYEGDVGSKTTMRLFYPESAHFNPKVENNPDTLLVLVAFKAMDFHWIETILSDKKRVRKGFWKQPPLIWDVNPRQVRILNPFFMEIAADKLLNLPMQQPRKIKQKPTTGLLAITLALHLCDLVHIAGFGYPDAHNRKQTIHYYEQITLKSMAGSGHNVSQEALAIKRMLEIGAVKNLTFF; from the exons ATGATCAGCAAATCCC GCTTGAAGCTCCTGGCCATGTTGACGCTGGTCCTGATCGTCATGGTGTGGTATTCCATCTCCCGAGAAGACAGGTACATTGAGCT cTTTTATTTTCCCAGCCCAGAGAAGAAGGAGCCGTGCTTccagggtgaggcagagaggaaggccTCTAAGCTCTTTGGCAA CTACTCCCGAGATCAGCCCATCTTCCTGCAGCTGAAGGATTATTTCTGGGTCAAGACGCCGTCTGCCTACGAGCTGCCCTACGGGACCAAGGGGAGCG AGGACCTGCTTCTCCGGGTTCTAGCTATCACCAGCTACTCCATTCCAGAGAGCATCCAGAG TCTCAAATGTCGCCGCTGCGTGGTGGTGGGGAATGGGCACCGGCTTCGCAATAGCTCGCTGGGAGACGCCATCAACAAGTACGACGTGGTCATCAG ATTGAACAACGCCCCAGTGGCTGGCTATGAGGGCGACGTGGGCTCCAAGACCACCATGCGTCTCTTCTACCCTGAGTCTGCCCACTTCAACCCCAAAGTGGAGAACAATCCAGACACACTCCTTGTCCTGGTAGCTTTCAAGGCAATGGACTTCCACTGGATTGAGACCATCCTGAGTGATAAGaagagg GTGCGAAAGGGCTTCTGGAAGCAGCCTCCCCTCATCTGGGACGTCAACCCCAGACAGGTGCGGATTCTCAACCCCTTCTTCATGGAGATCGCAGCTGACAAACTGCTGAACCTGCCCATGCAGCAGCCTCGCAAGATTAAGCAG AAGCCCACCACAGGCCTGCTGGCCATCACCCTGGCACTCCACCTCTGCGACCTGGTGCACATCGCTGGCTTTGGCTACCCAGACGCCCACAACAGGAAGCAGACCATTCACTACTACGAACAGATCACGCTCAAATCCATGGCG GGGTCAGGCCACAACGTCTCCCAAGAGGCCCTGGCCATCAAGCGGATGCTGGAGATTGGAGCAGTCAAGAACCTCACCTTCTTCTGA
- the ST3GAL4 gene encoding CMP-N-acetylneuraminate-beta-galactosamide-alpha-2,3-sialyltransferase 4 isoform X2, which translates to MFSFRNSWTDSREGQVARGSRDDSSPQEPCYPLRNMISKSRLKLLAMLTLVLIVMVWYSISREDRYIELFYFPSPEKKEPCFQGEAERKASKLFGNYSRDQPIFLQLKDYFWVKTPSAYELPYGTKGSEDLLLRVLAITSYSIPESIQSLKCRRCVVVGNGHRLRNSSLGDAINKYDVVIRLNNAPVAGYEGDVGSKTTMRLFYPESAHFNPKVENNPDTLLVLVAFKAMDFHWIETILSDKKRVRKGFWKQPPLIWDVNPRQVRILNPFFMEIAADKLLNLPMQQPRKIKQKPTTGLLAITLALHLCDLVHIAGFGYPDAHNRKQTIHYYEQITLKSMAGSGHNVSQEALAIKRMLEIGAVKNLTFF; encoded by the exons GTGGCCCGAGGCAGCCGGGATGACAGCTCTCCCCAGGAACCCTGCTACCCGCTGAGAAACATGATCAGCAAATCCC GCTTGAAGCTCCTGGCCATGTTGACGCTGGTCCTGATCGTCATGGTGTGGTATTCCATCTCCCGAGAAGACAGGTACATTGAGCT cTTTTATTTTCCCAGCCCAGAGAAGAAGGAGCCGTGCTTccagggtgaggcagagaggaaggccTCTAAGCTCTTTGGCAA CTACTCCCGAGATCAGCCCATCTTCCTGCAGCTGAAGGATTATTTCTGGGTCAAGACGCCGTCTGCCTACGAGCTGCCCTACGGGACCAAGGGGAGCG AGGACCTGCTTCTCCGGGTTCTAGCTATCACCAGCTACTCCATTCCAGAGAGCATCCAGAG TCTCAAATGTCGCCGCTGCGTGGTGGTGGGGAATGGGCACCGGCTTCGCAATAGCTCGCTGGGAGACGCCATCAACAAGTACGACGTGGTCATCAG ATTGAACAACGCCCCAGTGGCTGGCTATGAGGGCGACGTGGGCTCCAAGACCACCATGCGTCTCTTCTACCCTGAGTCTGCCCACTTCAACCCCAAAGTGGAGAACAATCCAGACACACTCCTTGTCCTGGTAGCTTTCAAGGCAATGGACTTCCACTGGATTGAGACCATCCTGAGTGATAAGaagagg GTGCGAAAGGGCTTCTGGAAGCAGCCTCCCCTCATCTGGGACGTCAACCCCAGACAGGTGCGGATTCTCAACCCCTTCTTCATGGAGATCGCAGCTGACAAACTGCTGAACCTGCCCATGCAGCAGCCTCGCAAGATTAAGCAG AAGCCCACCACAGGCCTGCTGGCCATCACCCTGGCACTCCACCTCTGCGACCTGGTGCACATCGCTGGCTTTGGCTACCCAGACGCCCACAACAGGAAGCAGACCATTCACTACTACGAACAGATCACGCTCAAATCCATGGCG GGGTCAGGCCACAACGTCTCCCAAGAGGCCCTGGCCATCAAGCGGATGCTGGAGATTGGAGCAGTCAAGAACCTCACCTTCTTCTGA
- the ST3GAL4 gene encoding CMP-N-acetylneuraminate-beta-galactosamide-alpha-2,3-sialyltransferase 4 isoform X6: MISKSRLKLLAMLTLVLIVMVWYSISREDSFYFPSPEKKEPCFQGEAERKASKLFGNYSRDQPIFLQLKDYFWVKTPSAYELPYGTKGSEDLLLRVLAITSYSIPESIQSLKCRRCVVVGNGHRLRNSSLGDAINKYDVVIRLNNAPVAGYEGDVGSKTTMRLFYPESAHFNPKVENNPDTLLVLVAFKAMDFHWIETILSDKKRVRKGFWKQPPLIWDVNPRQVRILNPFFMEIAADKLLNLPMQQPRKIKQKPTTGLLAITLALHLCDLVHIAGFGYPDAHNRKQTIHYYEQITLKSMAGSGHNVSQEALAIKRMLEIGAVKNLTFF; the protein is encoded by the exons ATGATCAGCAAATCCC GCTTGAAGCTCCTGGCCATGTTGACGCTGGTCCTGATCGTCATGGTGTGGTATTCCATCTCCCGAGAAGACAG cTTTTATTTTCCCAGCCCAGAGAAGAAGGAGCCGTGCTTccagggtgaggcagagaggaaggccTCTAAGCTCTTTGGCAA CTACTCCCGAGATCAGCCCATCTTCCTGCAGCTGAAGGATTATTTCTGGGTCAAGACGCCGTCTGCCTACGAGCTGCCCTACGGGACCAAGGGGAGCG AGGACCTGCTTCTCCGGGTTCTAGCTATCACCAGCTACTCCATTCCAGAGAGCATCCAGAG TCTCAAATGTCGCCGCTGCGTGGTGGTGGGGAATGGGCACCGGCTTCGCAATAGCTCGCTGGGAGACGCCATCAACAAGTACGACGTGGTCATCAG ATTGAACAACGCCCCAGTGGCTGGCTATGAGGGCGACGTGGGCTCCAAGACCACCATGCGTCTCTTCTACCCTGAGTCTGCCCACTTCAACCCCAAAGTGGAGAACAATCCAGACACACTCCTTGTCCTGGTAGCTTTCAAGGCAATGGACTTCCACTGGATTGAGACCATCCTGAGTGATAAGaagagg GTGCGAAAGGGCTTCTGGAAGCAGCCTCCCCTCATCTGGGACGTCAACCCCAGACAGGTGCGGATTCTCAACCCCTTCTTCATGGAGATCGCAGCTGACAAACTGCTGAACCTGCCCATGCAGCAGCCTCGCAAGATTAAGCAG AAGCCCACCACAGGCCTGCTGGCCATCACCCTGGCACTCCACCTCTGCGACCTGGTGCACATCGCTGGCTTTGGCTACCCAGACGCCCACAACAGGAAGCAGACCATTCACTACTACGAACAGATCACGCTCAAATCCATGGCG GGGTCAGGCCACAACGTCTCCCAAGAGGCCCTGGCCATCAAGCGGATGCTGGAGATTGGAGCAGTCAAGAACCTCACCTTCTTCTGA
- the ST3GAL4 gene encoding CMP-N-acetylneuraminate-beta-galactosamide-alpha-2,3-sialyltransferase 4 isoform X1 has product MGEESALAEGAQQTSEAVARGSRDDSSPQEPCYPLRNMISKSRLKLLAMLTLVLIVMVWYSISREDRYIELFYFPSPEKKEPCFQGEAERKASKLFGNYSRDQPIFLQLKDYFWVKTPSAYELPYGTKGSEDLLLRVLAITSYSIPESIQSLKCRRCVVVGNGHRLRNSSLGDAINKYDVVIRLNNAPVAGYEGDVGSKTTMRLFYPESAHFNPKVENNPDTLLVLVAFKAMDFHWIETILSDKKRVRKGFWKQPPLIWDVNPRQVRILNPFFMEIAADKLLNLPMQQPRKIKQKPTTGLLAITLALHLCDLVHIAGFGYPDAHNRKQTIHYYEQITLKSMAGSGHNVSQEALAIKRMLEIGAVKNLTFF; this is encoded by the exons GTGGCCCGAGGCAGCCGGGATGACAGCTCTCCCCAGGAACCCTGCTACCCGCTGAGAAACATGATCAGCAAATCCC GCTTGAAGCTCCTGGCCATGTTGACGCTGGTCCTGATCGTCATGGTGTGGTATTCCATCTCCCGAGAAGACAGGTACATTGAGCT cTTTTATTTTCCCAGCCCAGAGAAGAAGGAGCCGTGCTTccagggtgaggcagagaggaaggccTCTAAGCTCTTTGGCAA CTACTCCCGAGATCAGCCCATCTTCCTGCAGCTGAAGGATTATTTCTGGGTCAAGACGCCGTCTGCCTACGAGCTGCCCTACGGGACCAAGGGGAGCG AGGACCTGCTTCTCCGGGTTCTAGCTATCACCAGCTACTCCATTCCAGAGAGCATCCAGAG TCTCAAATGTCGCCGCTGCGTGGTGGTGGGGAATGGGCACCGGCTTCGCAATAGCTCGCTGGGAGACGCCATCAACAAGTACGACGTGGTCATCAG ATTGAACAACGCCCCAGTGGCTGGCTATGAGGGCGACGTGGGCTCCAAGACCACCATGCGTCTCTTCTACCCTGAGTCTGCCCACTTCAACCCCAAAGTGGAGAACAATCCAGACACACTCCTTGTCCTGGTAGCTTTCAAGGCAATGGACTTCCACTGGATTGAGACCATCCTGAGTGATAAGaagagg GTGCGAAAGGGCTTCTGGAAGCAGCCTCCCCTCATCTGGGACGTCAACCCCAGACAGGTGCGGATTCTCAACCCCTTCTTCATGGAGATCGCAGCTGACAAACTGCTGAACCTGCCCATGCAGCAGCCTCGCAAGATTAAGCAG AAGCCCACCACAGGCCTGCTGGCCATCACCCTGGCACTCCACCTCTGCGACCTGGTGCACATCGCTGGCTTTGGCTACCCAGACGCCCACAACAGGAAGCAGACCATTCACTACTACGAACAGATCACGCTCAAATCCATGGCG GGGTCAGGCCACAACGTCTCCCAAGAGGCCCTGGCCATCAAGCGGATGCTGGAGATTGGAGCAGTCAAGAACCTCACCTTCTTCTGA
- the ST3GAL4 gene encoding CMP-N-acetylneuraminate-beta-galactosamide-alpha-2,3-sialyltransferase 4 isoform X4, translating to MFSVARGSRDDSSPQEPCYPLRNMISKSRLKLLAMLTLVLIVMVWYSISREDRYIELFYFPSPEKKEPCFQGEAERKASKLFGNYSRDQPIFLQLKDYFWVKTPSAYELPYGTKGSEDLLLRVLAITSYSIPESIQSLKCRRCVVVGNGHRLRNSSLGDAINKYDVVIRLNNAPVAGYEGDVGSKTTMRLFYPESAHFNPKVENNPDTLLVLVAFKAMDFHWIETILSDKKRVRKGFWKQPPLIWDVNPRQVRILNPFFMEIAADKLLNLPMQQPRKIKQKPTTGLLAITLALHLCDLVHIAGFGYPDAHNRKQTIHYYEQITLKSMAGSGHNVSQEALAIKRMLEIGAVKNLTFF from the exons ATGTTTTCA GTGGCCCGAGGCAGCCGGGATGACAGCTCTCCCCAGGAACCCTGCTACCCGCTGAGAAACATGATCAGCAAATCCC GCTTGAAGCTCCTGGCCATGTTGACGCTGGTCCTGATCGTCATGGTGTGGTATTCCATCTCCCGAGAAGACAGGTACATTGAGCT cTTTTATTTTCCCAGCCCAGAGAAGAAGGAGCCGTGCTTccagggtgaggcagagaggaaggccTCTAAGCTCTTTGGCAA CTACTCCCGAGATCAGCCCATCTTCCTGCAGCTGAAGGATTATTTCTGGGTCAAGACGCCGTCTGCCTACGAGCTGCCCTACGGGACCAAGGGGAGCG AGGACCTGCTTCTCCGGGTTCTAGCTATCACCAGCTACTCCATTCCAGAGAGCATCCAGAG TCTCAAATGTCGCCGCTGCGTGGTGGTGGGGAATGGGCACCGGCTTCGCAATAGCTCGCTGGGAGACGCCATCAACAAGTACGACGTGGTCATCAG ATTGAACAACGCCCCAGTGGCTGGCTATGAGGGCGACGTGGGCTCCAAGACCACCATGCGTCTCTTCTACCCTGAGTCTGCCCACTTCAACCCCAAAGTGGAGAACAATCCAGACACACTCCTTGTCCTGGTAGCTTTCAAGGCAATGGACTTCCACTGGATTGAGACCATCCTGAGTGATAAGaagagg GTGCGAAAGGGCTTCTGGAAGCAGCCTCCCCTCATCTGGGACGTCAACCCCAGACAGGTGCGGATTCTCAACCCCTTCTTCATGGAGATCGCAGCTGACAAACTGCTGAACCTGCCCATGCAGCAGCCTCGCAAGATTAAGCAG AAGCCCACCACAGGCCTGCTGGCCATCACCCTGGCACTCCACCTCTGCGACCTGGTGCACATCGCTGGCTTTGGCTACCCAGACGCCCACAACAGGAAGCAGACCATTCACTACTACGAACAGATCACGCTCAAATCCATGGCG GGGTCAGGCCACAACGTCTCCCAAGAGGCCCTGGCCATCAAGCGGATGCTGGAGATTGGAGCAGTCAAGAACCTCACCTTCTTCTGA